A DNA window from Cobetia marina contains the following coding sequences:
- a CDS encoding GNAT family N-acetyltransferase, with protein MHSQTDSRAAASRISIVTAQPRHAADQAEVFYQAVMQGAASHYDLAQRQQWASRVPRDAERWAARQHRFEVLVAERDGRCIAFCEYAPEWPLARIEMLYVYPGLTGQGIGTRLLEEAEQDLRRRKVRVVSLEASLMLSPGLARRGWESLGLEHVKRGGICLKRERFEKRLDE; from the coding sequence TTGCACAGCCAGACCGATAGCCGCGCAGCAGCCTCGCGCATCAGCATCGTGACCGCGCAGCCGCGCCACGCCGCGGATCAGGCCGAGGTGTTCTATCAGGCCGTGATGCAGGGGGCGGCCAGTCACTATGATCTGGCGCAACGCCAGCAATGGGCGTCCCGTGTGCCCAGGGATGCCGAGCGCTGGGCGGCGCGCCAGCATCGCTTCGAAGTGCTGGTGGCCGAACGGGACGGGCGCTGCATCGCCTTCTGCGAGTATGCCCCTGAATGGCCGCTGGCCCGGATCGAGATGCTCTACGTCTACCCGGGGCTGACCGGGCAGGGGATAGGCACCCGCTTGCTGGAGGAGGCCGAACAGGACCTTCGCCGACGCAAGGTGCGGGTGGTGAGTCTGGAGGCCAGTCTGATGCTGTCGCCAGGGCTTGCACGCCGCGGCTGGGAGAGTCTGGGGCTTGAGCACGTCAAGCGAGGCGGCATCTGCCTCAAGCGCGAGCGCTTCGAGAAACGTCTCGACGAGTGA
- a CDS encoding SDR family NAD(P)-dependent oxidoreductase, giving the protein MQIDLHGRSAIISGSTAGIGLAIATGLARAGASVTLTGRTQARVDDAIAQLKRDVPDSKVQGVAADLGSREGCDTLIQTVPDTDILINNVGIFAPQDFFETDDDTWEQFFQVNVMSAVRLSRHYARGMKERDWGRIQFLSSESALNIPSEMVHYGMTKSAVQSVSRGLAKVLSGTQVTVNAILPGPTRSEGVLEMLKKNAEEQGRTLEEVEADFVQQTRPTSILQRMASPEEVANMSVYAASEQASATTGAALRVEGGIVDTMA; this is encoded by the coding sequence ATGCAGATTGATCTACACGGACGCAGCGCCATCATCAGTGGTTCCACCGCCGGCATCGGCCTTGCCATCGCGACGGGACTCGCCCGCGCGGGTGCCAGCGTCACCCTGACCGGCCGTACCCAGGCACGTGTCGATGACGCCATCGCCCAGCTCAAGCGTGATGTCCCTGACAGCAAGGTACAGGGCGTGGCCGCGGACCTGGGCTCGCGCGAAGGCTGCGACACGCTGATCCAGACCGTCCCGGACACCGACATCCTGATCAACAATGTCGGCATCTTCGCCCCACAGGACTTCTTCGAGACCGACGACGACACCTGGGAGCAGTTCTTCCAGGTCAACGTGATGTCGGCGGTACGCCTGTCCCGCCACTATGCGCGCGGCATGAAGGAGCGCGACTGGGGGCGCATCCAGTTCCTGTCCAGCGAGTCGGCGCTCAACATCCCCAGCGAGATGGTCCATTACGGCATGACCAAGTCCGCCGTCCAGTCCGTCTCACGCGGGCTCGCCAAGGTGCTGTCCGGCACGCAGGTCACCGTCAACGCCATCCTGCCGGGGCCGACCCGCTCCGAGGGCGTGCTCGAGATGCTCAAGAAGAACGCCGAGGAGCAAGGCAGGACGCTTGAGGAGGTCGAGGCTGACTTCGTCCAGCAGACCCGCCCCACCTCCATCCTCCAGCGCATGGCAAGCCCCGAGGAAGTCGCCAACATGAGCGTCTACGCGGCCTCCGAGCAGGCCAGTGCCACGACAGGTGCCGCGCTGCGGGTGGAAGGCGGTATCGTCGATACCATGGCCTGA
- a CDS encoding class I SAM-dependent methyltransferase: MSSPSPHQRPPAASTVSGGRWQTRRWSLYAPIYDRVAARALRSARRDAIATLDLKAGTRVLLLGGGTGLDLPFLPRDIELEVVDASPAMLRRCRERAEALGFDANVKLGDAMALDFPDGHFDVVIAHLIFAVVPEPQTAFDEALRVLASDGEMSLLDKGLRGQQPAGVIRRLLNPLARLLATNLSVPLDGLLEGHAIQRMEDRDLGPGGLLRHMHLRKI, from the coding sequence ATGTCCTCGCCATCTCCTCATCAGCGTCCGCCTGCCGCCTCCACGGTGTCAGGCGGACGCTGGCAGACCCGCCGCTGGAGCCTCTACGCACCGATCTACGACCGCGTGGCAGCGCGTGCCCTGCGCTCGGCACGCCGAGACGCCATCGCGACACTGGACCTGAAAGCCGGGACTCGCGTGCTGCTGCTCGGCGGCGGTACCGGGCTCGACCTGCCCTTCCTGCCCCGTGACATCGAACTCGAGGTGGTCGATGCCTCGCCTGCCATGCTGCGCCGCTGCCGCGAGCGCGCCGAGGCGCTGGGCTTCGATGCCAACGTCAAGCTGGGCGATGCCATGGCACTCGACTTTCCCGATGGCCACTTTGACGTCGTGATCGCCCACCTGATCTTCGCGGTCGTGCCAGAACCGCAGACAGCCTTCGATGAAGCATTGCGCGTGCTGGCATCGGACGGCGAGATGTCCCTGCTCGACAAGGGCTTGCGCGGTCAGCAGCCAGCCGGGGTGATCCGGCGGCTGCTCAATCCGCTGGCCCGCCTGCTGGCCACCAATCTCAGCGTGCCTCTCGATGGCCTGCTGGAAGGGCATGCCATACAGCGCATGGAAGACCGCGACCTCGGGCCTGGCGGCCTGTTGCGTCACATGCACCTTCGCAAGATCTGA
- the nadC gene encoding carboxylating nicotinate-nucleotide diphosphorylase, producing MNFHDALAEDIRTSAARLLAEDVGGGDITAELIPERQWAKARVISREAAILCGVPWVDELFRRLDSRVSLKWLASDGDRLEADTPFLELEGPARSLLTGERAALNLLQTLSGTATRAHHYASLVEGSGVRLLDTRKTLPGMRVSQKYAVSCGGGHNHRIGLYDAFLIKENHIAACGSIAAAVREARDIASDLTCEVEVENFAELEQALDAGADVIMLDNFNNDQLIEAVARNKAHAKPAVLEASGNVNESTLAGIAATGVDCISIGALTKDVTAIDLSMRIYTVETR from the coding sequence ATGAACTTCCACGACGCCCTCGCCGAGGATATCCGCACCAGCGCCGCCCGCCTGCTCGCCGAAGATGTTGGCGGTGGCGACATCACCGCCGAGCTGATTCCCGAAAGACAGTGGGCCAAGGCCCGGGTGATCAGCCGTGAGGCGGCCATTCTGTGCGGCGTGCCCTGGGTGGATGAGCTCTTTCGTCGCCTCGACTCGCGTGTCAGTCTCAAGTGGCTGGCCAGCGATGGTGACCGACTCGAGGCCGACACGCCCTTCCTTGAGCTGGAAGGCCCCGCTCGCTCGCTGCTGACCGGAGAGCGCGCAGCACTCAATCTGCTGCAGACGCTGTCCGGTACCGCGACCCGCGCCCACCACTACGCTTCACTCGTGGAAGGCAGCGGCGTGCGTCTGCTGGATACCCGCAAGACGCTGCCCGGCATGCGAGTGTCCCAGAAATACGCCGTCAGCTGCGGGGGCGGCCACAATCATCGCATCGGCCTGTATGACGCCTTCCTGATCAAGGAAAACCATATCGCCGCCTGTGGCAGCATCGCGGCCGCCGTCCGTGAGGCACGCGATATCGCCTCGGACCTGACCTGCGAAGTGGAAGTCGAGAATTTCGCGGAGCTGGAACAGGCGCTGGATGCTGGTGCCGACGTCATCATGCTCGACAACTTCAACAACGATCAGCTCATCGAGGCCGTCGCGCGCAACAAGGCGCATGCCAAGCCAGCCGTGCTGGAAGCCTCGGGCAACGTCAACGAGAGCACCCTGGCCGGCATCGCCGCCACCGGCGTGGATTGCATCTCGATCGGCGCGCTGACCAAGGACGTGACGGCCATCGACCTGTCGATGCGCATCTACACTGTCGAGACCCGCTAG
- the ampD gene encoding 1,6-anhydro-N-acetylmuramyl-L-alanine amidase AmpD, producing the protein MPPSSSSPWSGQLARLAVTPEHWLENARQVPSPNHNARPEGEVSALVLHSISLPPGRFGGPAIEQLFTNQLDPGAHPYFADIHHLRVSAHVLIQRDGRLVQFVPFDRRAWHAGRSRWHDGARERVELNDFSIGIELEGDEVHPYREVQYRTLARTVAGLMARYPALTRERITSHARIAPLRKTDPGPAFDWAYFDRLLDDIQD; encoded by the coding sequence ATGCCCCCCTCGTCTTCCTCCCCATGGTCGGGCCAGCTGGCGCGACTGGCCGTCACCCCTGAGCACTGGCTGGAAAATGCCCGTCAGGTGCCGTCGCCCAACCACAATGCGCGTCCCGAGGGCGAAGTGTCGGCATTGGTGCTGCATTCCATCAGCCTGCCACCGGGGCGCTTCGGGGGGCCGGCCATCGAGCAGCTGTTCACCAATCAGCTCGACCCCGGTGCCCATCCCTACTTTGCCGACATCCATCATCTGCGCGTCTCGGCGCATGTGCTGATCCAGCGTGATGGTCGTCTGGTGCAGTTCGTGCCCTTCGATCGTCGTGCCTGGCATGCGGGGCGGTCGCGCTGGCATGACGGAGCGCGTGAGCGCGTGGAGCTCAATGACTTCAGCATCGGCATCGAGCTAGAGGGCGATGAGGTGCACCCCTACCGCGAGGTGCAGTACCGGACGCTGGCACGGACGGTCGCCGGCCTGATGGCCCGCTACCCGGCGCTGACCCGTGAGCGCATCACCTCGCATGCGCGGATTGCGCCGTTGCGCAAGACGGATCCTGGTCCCGCCTTTGACTGGGCTTACTTCGATCGCCTGCTGGACGACATTCAGGACTAA
- the aceE gene encoding pyruvate dehydrogenase (acetyl-transferring), homodimeric type, giving the protein MSLEAREDLDPIETTEWLDSLESVLDREGEDRAQYLMSRLADRLRRDGHQVPFSVTTPHRNSIPVHREARMPGDLFMERRIRSLIRYNAIAQVIRNNRAHKGLGGHISSFMSSATLYDVGFNHFFRAPEGDFEGDLLYIQGHVAPGIYARSFLEGRLSQEQMDSFRQEVDGNGLSSYPHPWLMPDYWQFPTVSMGLGPIQAIYQAHVMKYLNSRELKSMYDRKVWCFMGDGECDEPESLGAISLAGRENLDNLIFVINCNLQRLDGPVRGNGRIMDELEGVFRGADWNVLKVTWGRFWDPLFEQDKKGILQKRMDEAVDGDYQNYKANGGAYTREHFFGKYPETADLVKDMSDDDIWRLNRGGHDPYKVYAAYHEAVNNANGRPTVILAHTVKGYGMGMGDGEAANEAHQVKTMEHEALKTFRDRFGIPLTDEQLEEVPYYKPADDSPEMKYMHLMRERLNGYLPQRRTEYETLEIPPLDDKIFASQLKGSNGREVSTTMAFVRVLNGLVKHKTLGERVVPIIPDEARTFGMEGMFRQLGIYTAAGQKYEPVDKGQIMYYREDQKGQVLEEGISEAGAMSAWVAAATSYANHNLPLMPFYVYYSMFGFQRIGDLAWAAGDLQARGFLVGGTAGRTTLNGEGLQHQDGHSHILASTIPNCRTYDPTYAHEVAVIVQDGMKRMFEQHEPVFYYLAVMNENYEQPELETVPADDIIKGMYLLKEGAKDGKARVQLLGSGTILREVEAAAVMLKDDYGVDADIWSVTSFNELRREALELDRQAFLKPEETPAKPHITQCLEGRDGPVVAATDYMKLFADQVRAWVPADYHVLGTDGFGRSDTREKLRHFFEVDRNFVTVQALKALADRGEIDRKVVAEAIKTYGIDPNKPNPLSV; this is encoded by the coding sequence ATGAGTCTGGAGGCAAGAGAAGATCTCGATCCGATCGAAACCACGGAATGGTTGGACTCCCTGGAATCGGTTCTGGATCGTGAGGGTGAGGATCGTGCCCAGTACCTGATGTCACGCCTGGCCGACCGCCTGCGTCGTGATGGCCATCAAGTACCCTTCTCGGTGACCACGCCCCATCGCAACAGTATCCCCGTGCACCGCGAAGCGCGCATGCCGGGCGACCTGTTCATGGAGCGTCGTATCCGTTCGCTTATCCGCTACAACGCCATCGCTCAGGTGATCCGCAACAACCGTGCCCACAAGGGCCTGGGCGGTCACATCTCGAGCTTCATGTCCAGTGCGACGCTTTATGATGTAGGTTTCAACCACTTCTTCCGTGCACCGGAAGGCGATTTCGAAGGTGACCTGCTGTATATCCAGGGCCACGTGGCACCGGGTATCTATGCACGTTCCTTCCTGGAAGGTCGTCTCAGCCAGGAGCAGATGGACAGCTTCCGTCAGGAAGTCGACGGCAATGGCCTGTCCTCCTATCCGCACCCGTGGCTGATGCCGGATTACTGGCAGTTCCCGACCGTCTCCATGGGTCTGGGCCCGATCCAGGCGATCTACCAGGCGCACGTCATGAAGTACCTCAACTCGCGTGAGTTGAAGTCCATGTACGACCGCAAGGTGTGGTGCTTCATGGGTGACGGCGAGTGTGACGAGCCGGAATCCCTGGGTGCCATCTCGCTGGCGGGTCGCGAGAACCTCGACAACCTGATCTTCGTCATCAACTGCAACCTGCAGCGTCTTGATGGTCCGGTGCGCGGCAACGGCCGCATCATGGACGAGCTGGAAGGCGTCTTCCGTGGTGCCGACTGGAACGTGCTCAAGGTCACCTGGGGTCGCTTCTGGGATCCGCTGTTCGAGCAGGACAAGAAAGGCATCCTGCAGAAGCGCATGGACGAGGCGGTCGACGGCGACTACCAGAACTACAAGGCCAATGGCGGCGCGTACACGCGTGAGCACTTCTTCGGCAAGTACCCGGAGACGGCCGATCTGGTCAAGGACATGTCAGACGACGACATCTGGCGTCTGAACCGTGGTGGCCACGACCCGTACAAGGTCTACGCGGCGTATCACGAGGCGGTCAACAACGCCAATGGTCGTCCGACCGTCATCCTGGCGCACACCGTCAAGGGTTACGGCATGGGCATGGGCGATGGCGAAGCGGCCAACGAAGCCCACCAGGTCAAGACCATGGAGCACGAAGCGCTCAAGACCTTCCGTGATCGCTTCGGTATCCCGCTGACCGACGAGCAGCTCGAGGAAGTGCCGTACTACAAGCCGGCGGACGACAGCCCGGAAATGAAGTACATGCACCTCATGCGCGAACGTCTCAACGGCTACCTGCCGCAGCGTCGCACCGAGTATGAAACGCTGGAAATCCCGCCGCTGGACGACAAGATCTTCGCGTCCCAGCTCAAGGGCTCCAACGGCCGCGAAGTGTCCACCACCATGGCCTTCGTGCGCGTGCTCAACGGTCTGGTCAAGCACAAGACCCTCGGCGAGCGTGTCGTGCCGATCATTCCTGACGAAGCGCGTACCTTCGGCATGGAAGGCATGTTCCGTCAGCTGGGCATCTACACCGCGGCAGGCCAGAAGTACGAGCCGGTCGACAAGGGTCAGATCATGTATTACCGCGAGGACCAGAAAGGTCAGGTTCTCGAGGAAGGTATCTCCGAAGCGGGCGCCATGTCCGCGTGGGTGGCGGCGGCAACGTCCTACGCCAACCACAACCTGCCGCTGATGCCGTTCTACGTCTACTACTCGATGTTCGGCTTCCAGCGCATCGGTGATCTGGCGTGGGCCGCGGGCGATCTGCAGGCACGTGGCTTCCTGGTCGGCGGGACCGCCGGGCGTACTACCCTGAACGGTGAAGGTCTGCAGCACCAGGATGGCCACAGCCATATCCTGGCCTCGACCATCCCGAACTGCCGCACCTACGACCCCACCTACGCTCACGAAGTGGCGGTCATCGTGCAGGACGGCATGAAGCGCATGTTCGAGCAGCACGAGCCGGTCTTCTACTACCTGGCGGTGATGAACGAGAACTACGAGCAGCCGGAGCTTGAAACGGTGCCCGCAGACGACATCATCAAGGGCATGTACCTGCTCAAGGAAGGCGCGAAGGACGGCAAGGCACGCGTTCAGCTGCTGGGTTCCGGCACCATCCTGCGTGAAGTCGAAGCCGCTGCCGTGATGCTGAAGGACGACTACGGTGTCGATGCCGACATCTGGAGCGTCACCAGCTTCAACGAGCTGCGTCGCGAAGCGCTGGAACTGGATCGTCAGGCCTTCCTCAAGCCGGAAGAGACCCCGGCCAAGCCGCACATCACCCAGTGCCTGGAAGGACGTGACGGCCCGGTCGTGGCGGCCACTGACTACATGAAGCTGTTTGCTGACCAGGTTCGCGCCTGGGTGCCGGCTGACTATCACGTGCTCGGTACCGATGGTTTCGGTCGTTCCGATACCCGCGAGAAGCTGCGTCACTTCTTCGAAGTCGACCGCAACTTCGTCACCGTCCAGGCCCTGAAGGCGCTGGCGGATCGTGGTGAGATCGACCGCAAGGTGGTCGCGGAAGCGATCAAGACCTACGGCATCGACCCCAACAAGCCGAATCCGCTGAGCGTCTGA
- the aceF gene encoding pyruvate dehydrogenase complex dihydrolipoyllysine-residue acetyltransferase, whose product MSSEIIKVPDIGGSSDVEIIEIPVAVGDVISAEDTMITLESDKASMDVPAPKGGKVVKILVKEGDTVSEGDDILELEAEGGGDTSSDASDEQEAPKEEAPKQEASEQQAPKEAAAAPKAASGGTRTVDIVVPDLGDSEAVPIIEMAVSEGDEVDAEDALITLESDKASMDVPSPHKGKIVKLTVKEGDNVASGDVIGQMEIAGEGGDSASSNDAASTESAPAEQASEEQATEAPAEEEQASGEPERKELRVPDLSGSDSVPIIEMAVAVGDEVNEEDALITLESDKATMDIPSPYKGKVVELSVKEGDTVSEGDLIGYLEVAGAKPAPKAAKAEAPAAPKADKAEQKPEPTPAGTPSPEAQMAAHKPSKGAKVHAGPAVRLLAREFGVDLADVSGSGPKGRVVKEDVQAYVKQMMQKAKSAPAAPAAQATGGAGIPQVPDQDFSQFGEIEESKMGRLMKAGATNLHRSWLNVPHVTQFDEADITELEAFRKSMKAEAEAAGAKLTPLPFMIKAAAHALAKYPQFNVSLKSDGETLVHKKYVHIGIAVDTPDGLMVPVIRNADQKSLLELARESVELAKKAQTKKLKREEMTGGCFTISSLGSIGGTAFTPIVNTPEVAILGVSKAQMKPVWDGAAFQPRLMMPLSLSYDHRAVNGADAARFTAYLAQVLTDVRRLLL is encoded by the coding sequence TTGAGCAGCGAAATCATCAAGGTTCCCGACATTGGCGGTAGTTCCGATGTCGAGATCATCGAGATACCGGTGGCGGTCGGAGATGTCATCTCCGCCGAAGACACCATGATCACTCTTGAGTCCGACAAGGCCAGCATGGATGTGCCGGCACCGAAGGGCGGCAAGGTGGTGAAGATTCTCGTCAAGGAAGGCGACACCGTCTCCGAAGGCGACGACATCCTGGAGCTGGAAGCGGAAGGCGGTGGTGACACCTCCTCTGACGCTTCTGACGAGCAGGAAGCGCCGAAGGAAGAGGCTCCCAAGCAGGAAGCGTCTGAGCAGCAGGCGCCGAAAGAGGCCGCTGCTGCACCGAAGGCCGCTTCCGGTGGTACCCGGACCGTCGACATCGTCGTGCCGGACCTGGGCGACTCAGAGGCCGTGCCGATCATCGAGATGGCGGTCTCCGAAGGCGACGAAGTCGACGCCGAGGATGCGCTGATCACGCTGGAGTCCGACAAGGCCAGCATGGACGTCCCGAGCCCGCACAAGGGCAAGATCGTCAAGCTGACCGTCAAGGAAGGCGACAACGTCGCGTCCGGTGATGTCATCGGTCAGATGGAAATCGCCGGTGAAGGCGGTGACAGTGCCTCCTCCAACGATGCGGCCTCTACCGAGTCAGCCCCGGCAGAACAAGCGTCTGAAGAGCAGGCAACTGAAGCGCCAGCCGAAGAAGAGCAGGCCTCCGGTGAGCCGGAGCGCAAGGAATTGCGTGTCCCGGATCTCTCCGGCAGCGACAGCGTGCCGATCATCGAGATGGCCGTGGCCGTCGGTGATGAGGTCAACGAGGAAGACGCGCTGATCACGCTGGAATCCGACAAGGCGACCATGGACATCCCGAGCCCCTACAAGGGCAAGGTGGTGGAGCTTTCCGTCAAGGAAGGCGACACCGTGTCCGAGGGCGACCTGATCGGTTACCTCGAGGTCGCCGGTGCCAAGCCTGCGCCGAAGGCTGCCAAGGCGGAGGCTCCGGCCGCGCCCAAGGCAGACAAGGCCGAGCAGAAGCCTGAGCCGACACCGGCCGGTACGCCGAGCCCGGAAGCCCAGATGGCGGCCCACAAGCCGAGCAAGGGTGCCAAGGTCCACGCAGGGCCTGCGGTTCGCCTGCTGGCGCGTGAGTTCGGTGTCGACCTTGCGGACGTCTCCGGCAGCGGTCCGAAGGGCCGTGTGGTGAAGGAAGATGTCCAGGCCTACGTCAAGCAGATGATGCAGAAGGCCAAGTCCGCACCGGCAGCCCCTGCCGCGCAGGCCACCGGCGGTGCCGGTATCCCGCAGGTGCCGGATCAGGACTTCAGCCAGTTCGGTGAGATCGAAGAGTCGAAGATGGGCCGCCTGATGAAGGCGGGCGCCACCAACCTGCATCGCAGCTGGCTCAACGTCCCGCACGTGACCCAGTTCGATGAAGCCGACATCACCGAGCTCGAGGCCTTCCGCAAGTCCATGAAGGCCGAGGCAGAAGCGGCAGGCGCCAAGCTCACGCCGCTGCCGTTCATGATCAAGGCGGCTGCCCACGCGCTGGCCAAGTATCCGCAGTTCAACGTCAGCCTCAAGTCTGACGGCGAGACCCTGGTGCACAAGAAATACGTGCACATCGGTATCGCGGTGGATACGCCGGACGGCCTGATGGTGCCGGTGATCCGCAATGCGGATCAGAAGAGCCTGCTGGAGCTGGCCCGCGAATCCGTGGAGCTGGCCAAGAAGGCGCAGACCAAGAAGCTCAAGCGCGAAGAGATGACCGGTGGTTGTTTCACCATCTCGAGCCTTGGCTCCATTGGGGGTACTGCCTTCACGCCGATCGTCAACACGCCGGAAGTCGCCATCCTGGGTGTCTCCAAGGCGCAGATGAAGCCGGTGTGGGATGGCGCTGCCTTCCAGCCGCGCCTGATGATGCCGCTGTCGCTGTCCTACGATCACCGGGCGGTGAACGGGGCGGATGCAGCACGCTTCACGGCGTATCTGGCTCAGGTGCTGACCGACGTGCGTCGTCTGCTGCTCTGA
- a CDS encoding TerC family protein yields the protein MEWLMDPSAWVALATLTALEIVLGIDNIIFLSILVARLPEAQRQRGRMIGLGLAMGMRIVLLMSLSWLMSLTTPLFSVLDFSFSGRDLILVFGGLFLLGKSTHEIHANLEGEDPAEEGAKKGGASFMAIMVQIALIDIVFSLDSVITAVGMVDHLTVMIIAIVISVGIMMVAAKPIGDFVDRHPTIKMLALSFLIMVGMMLMVEGFGVHVPKGYIYVAMAFSLAVEMLNIRLRGKRAKAVRLRRSSQAEEVAE from the coding sequence ATGGAATGGTTGATGGACCCTTCGGCATGGGTGGCTCTGGCGACCCTGACCGCGCTTGAGATCGTGCTGGGCATCGACAACATCATCTTCCTGTCGATTCTGGTCGCGCGCCTGCCCGAGGCTCAGCGCCAACGTGGCCGCATGATCGGTCTCGGCCTGGCGATGGGCATGCGCATCGTGCTGTTGATGTCGTTGTCGTGGCTGATGTCACTGACGACACCGTTGTTCAGCGTGCTGGATTTCAGCTTCTCCGGGCGGGATCTGATCCTGGTCTTCGGGGGGCTGTTCCTGCTCGGCAAGAGCACCCATGAGATCCATGCCAACCTCGAGGGTGAGGACCCGGCGGAAGAGGGCGCGAAGAAGGGCGGTGCCAGCTTCATGGCGATCATGGTCCAGATCGCGTTGATCGATATCGTCTTCTCGCTGGATTCGGTGATCACGGCGGTGGGCATGGTCGACCATCTGACGGTGATGATCATCGCGATCGTCATCTCGGTGGGCATCATGATGGTGGCGGCCAAGCCGATCGGTGATTTCGTCGATCGCCACCCGACCATCAAGATGCTGGCCCTGTCCTTCCTGATCATGGTCGGCATGATGTTGATGGTCGAAGGCTTCGGCGTCCATGTGCCCAAGGGCTACATCTACGTGGCGATGGCCTTCTCGCTGGCGGTGGAAATGCTCAACATCCGGCTGCGCGGCAAGCGGGCCAAGGCGGTGCGGCTACGTCGCAGCAGCCAGGCGGAAGAGGTCGCCGAGTGA
- the adk gene encoding adenylate kinase, with amino-acid sequence MRLILLGAPGAGKGTQAQFICERFNIPQISTGDMLRAAVKAGSELGLKVKEIMNTGGLVSDEIIIALVKERISQPDCENGFLFDGFPRTIPQADAMKEAGVKLDHVVEIAVADEEIVKRLSGRRVHPDSGRVYHIEYNPPREEGKDDVTGEALIQREDDREATVRNRLSVYHEQTEPLVEYYSSWSATGDAQAPAYHRIEGIGSVDDIRAQLVSALEQ; translated from the coding sequence ATGCGTTTGATCCTGTTGGGCGCCCCCGGCGCCGGCAAGGGCACTCAGGCCCAGTTCATCTGCGAGCGTTTCAACATCCCGCAGATTTCCACCGGAGACATGTTGCGTGCAGCGGTCAAGGCCGGCAGCGAGCTGGGGCTCAAGGTCAAGGAGATCATGAATACCGGCGGGCTGGTGTCCGACGAGATCATCATCGCTCTGGTCAAGGAACGCATCAGCCAGCCCGACTGCGAGAACGGCTTCCTGTTCGATGGCTTCCCGCGTACCATTCCGCAGGCTGACGCCATGAAGGAAGCGGGCGTGAAGCTGGACCACGTGGTCGAGATCGCCGTGGCGGACGAGGAAATCGTCAAGCGTCTGTCCGGTCGTCGTGTGCACCCGGATTCCGGTCGTGTCTATCACATCGAGTACAACCCGCCGCGCGAGGAAGGCAAGGACGACGTCACTGGCGAAGCCTTGATCCAGCGTGAAGATGACCGTGAAGCCACGGTGCGCAACCGTCTGTCCGTCTACCATGAGCAGACCGAGCCGCTGGTCGAGTACTACTCCAGCTGGTCTGCCACTGGCGATGCCCAGGCACCGGCCTACCATCGCATCGAAGGCATCGGCTCCGTCGATGACATTCGTGCCCAGCTGGTCAGCGCGCTGGAGCAGTGA
- the tsaB gene encoding tRNA (adenosine(37)-N6)-threonylcarbamoyltransferase complex dimerization subunit type 1 TsaB gives MTTLLAIDASSSACSVALWQDGVVTAERCEAPRQHTQLMMPMIETLLADAQLTLKDLDALAYGHGPGSFTGLRIAAGTIQGLAFGLEVPVIGVSTLAALALQAHRHHHARFVLPMLDARMGELYTGAYRVATSAEGEVEVSQLLPEQVVAPGLVELPQELREHDWLAIGSGLVMHDALPEALRASIVQRLEAPQPDAEDMVILAAQAFARGEAVAAVEAQPVYLRNEVAWR, from the coding sequence ATGACCACGCTTCTGGCCATTGATGCATCCTCCTCCGCCTGTTCCGTTGCCCTGTGGCAGGACGGCGTTGTTACTGCCGAGCGCTGTGAAGCTCCCCGTCAGCATACCCAGCTGATGATGCCGATGATCGAGACGCTGCTGGCAGATGCCCAGCTGACGTTGAAGGATCTGGACGCGCTGGCCTATGGCCACGGCCCGGGTTCCTTCACGGGCCTGCGCATCGCGGCTGGCACCATTCAGGGACTGGCCTTCGGGCTTGAGGTGCCGGTGATCGGTGTCTCGACCCTGGCGGCGCTGGCGCTGCAGGCCCATCGTCATCACCACGCCCGTTTCGTGTTGCCGATGCTGGATGCCCGCATGGGCGAGCTTTACACCGGCGCCTATCGTGTGGCGACCTCCGCCGAAGGTGAGGTCGAGGTCAGCCAGCTGCTGCCCGAGCAGGTCGTGGCGCCGGGACTCGTGGAGTTGCCCCAGGAGCTACGTGAGCACGACTGGCTGGCCATCGGTTCCGGGCTGGTCATGCACGATGCGCTGCCGGAAGCCTTGCGCGCCAGCATCGTGCAGCGCCTGGAGGCACCGCAGCCGGATGCCGAGGACATGGTCATCCTGGCGGCGCAGGCCTTTGCGCGCGGCGAGGCAGTCGCTGCCGTCGAGGCGCAGCCTGTCTATCTGCGCAACGAGGTGGCATGGCGCTGA